One genomic segment of Clostridium estertheticum subsp. estertheticum includes these proteins:
- a CDS encoding MutS-related protein, whose translation MKFLDKQQRDQIGFSFVMDKLGIITSYGVCESKNIRPFKTCEINKLTKELNNLENIIKSIKTNTYEYNKIGRIFCNMKDIRNSIKRCNEAESLDEVELYEIKYFSILVTELKNILDKLYLNIDEIHLNSLGEIIYLLDPQKNGISTFYVYDEYSETLKYTRKKKREKEKEIFMAITEEEISELRKQRLDLVIEEEEEELKIRKELTLQISKKTEIIKQNIRAIGRLDFLIAKANLALAYNASRPKISEKMEIEFIEAFNPEIKEILEKGKKAFTPVSISLSRGTTIITGANMGGKSVTLKTIVLNLLLGQMGFFVFAKKSKFPILNFIHFVSDDMQSISKGLSTFGAEIIKLKEVVECAARGNGFIALDEFARGTNPKEGYYLVRALSKYLNKLESISLISTHYDGVVKDNMVHYQVTGLKNVDLNALKNEINLNKTHSVEIIQEHMGYKLEKVSKENRVPKDALNIAILLGLDEEIVDIAKSFYKEEE comes from the coding sequence ATGAAGTTTTTAGATAAGCAGCAGAGAGATCAAATTGGCTTTTCCTTCGTTATGGATAAGCTGGGGATAATCACTTCTTATGGAGTTTGTGAGAGCAAAAATATTAGGCCATTTAAAACCTGCGAAATAAATAAATTAACAAAGGAATTAAACAACCTAGAAAATATAATTAAATCCATAAAAACTAATACCTATGAGTATAACAAAATAGGTAGAATATTTTGCAACATGAAAGATATTAGAAATTCTATTAAAAGATGTAATGAGGCTGAATCATTAGATGAAGTTGAGTTATATGAAATTAAATATTTTTCAATATTAGTAACAGAATTAAAAAATATACTGGATAAATTATATCTTAATATAGATGAAATTCATTTGAATTCTCTAGGTGAAATTATTTATCTTCTAGATCCACAAAAAAATGGAATATCTACCTTTTATGTTTATGATGAGTATTCTGAAACTTTGAAATATACTCGAAAAAAGAAAAGAGAAAAGGAAAAAGAAATTTTTATGGCGATAACCGAAGAGGAAATAAGTGAATTAAGAAAACAAAGATTAGATTTAGTTATAGAAGAAGAAGAGGAAGAGTTAAAGATTAGAAAAGAGTTAACTCTTCAAATTTCTAAAAAAACAGAAATTATAAAGCAAAATATAAGAGCAATAGGAAGATTAGATTTTTTAATTGCTAAAGCAAATTTAGCATTAGCTTATAATGCTTCTCGACCAAAAATTTCTGAGAAGATGGAAATTGAATTTATTGAAGCCTTTAATCCTGAAATCAAAGAGATATTAGAAAAAGGTAAGAAGGCATTTACCCCAGTTAGTATAAGTCTGTCTAGAGGTACAACTATTATAACAGGAGCAAATATGGGTGGGAAAAGTGTGACTCTAAAGACTATTGTTTTGAATTTACTTCTTGGGCAAATGGGCTTTTTCGTATTTGCTAAAAAATCAAAATTCCCAATCCTTAATTTTATTCATTTTGTATCCGATGATATGCAATCCATTTCCAAAGGCTTAAGTACATTTGGAGCAGAAATAATAAAGCTAAAAGAAGTGGTAGAGTGTGCAGCTAGGGGAAATGGATTTATAGCTTTAGATGAGTTTGCAAGAGGCACTAATCCAAAAGAAGGTTATTATCTTGTGAGAGCTCTTTCAAAATATTTGAATAAACTTGAGTCAATAAGCTTAATCTCAACTCATTATGACGGAGTGGTGAAAGATAATATGGTGCATTATCAAGTAACTGGGCTCAAAAATGTAGATTTAAATGCCCTGAAAAATGAGATAAATCTAAATAAAACTCATTCTGTTGAAATAATACAAGAACATATGGGGTATAAACTAGAAAAAGTCTCAAAAGAAAATAGAGTACCAAAAGATGCACTTAATATAGCAATATTACTAGGCCTTGATGAAGAGATAGTAGATATAGCAAAAAGTTTCTATAAAGAGGAGGAGTAA
- a CDS encoding lysine 5,6-aminomutase subunit alpha, which yields MESKLNLNWHLVEKARQSAKSIAKDTQEFIDMHTTVTVERTVCRLLGIDGVDEAFVPIPNIVVDNIKDGNGLALGAAMFIGNAMVETGLSPQEISVKVSKGEIDLTKIPMHEEFEIKMAVGKVAEAMTFKIKQNRDKRKSYLERFGDKSGPYLYVIVATGNIYEDIIQARAAAKQGADIIAVIRSTGQSLLDYVPYGATTEGFGGTLATQENFRLMRTALDEVGEELGRYIRICNYCSGLCMPEIAAMGAIERLDVMLNDALYGILFRDINMQRTIVDQYFSRIINGYAGVIINTGEDNYLTTSDAVEEAHTVLASQFINEQFALVAGIPEEQMGLGHAFEISPDVENGFLYELAQAQMAREIFPRAPLKYMPPTKFMTGNIFKGQVQDALFNMVTIMTGQKLHLLGMLTEAIHTPFMSDRALSIDNAQYIFRTMKDLGSEITFKKGGIMETRVDEVLNKAADLIGEIEKEGLFSTLQQGKFAGIKRPLNGGKGLAGVVEKEKAYFNPFVDLMLGGKK from the coding sequence ATGGAAAGCAAATTGAATTTAAATTGGCATCTCGTTGAAAAAGCTAGACAATCAGCTAAAAGCATAGCAAAAGATACTCAAGAATTTATTGACATGCATACTACAGTAACAGTCGAAAGAACAGTATGTAGACTTTTAGGTATTGATGGTGTAGATGAAGCTTTCGTGCCAATTCCAAATATTGTGGTAGACAACATTAAAGATGGTAATGGATTGGCACTTGGTGCCGCAATGTTTATCGGAAATGCTATGGTTGAAACTGGACTTTCACCACAGGAAATATCAGTGAAGGTATCAAAGGGTGAAATAGATTTAACTAAAATACCTATGCACGAAGAATTTGAGATAAAAATGGCTGTTGGTAAAGTGGCTGAAGCAATGACTTTTAAAATTAAACAAAACAGAGATAAGAGGAAATCATATCTTGAAAGATTTGGAGATAAAAGTGGTCCCTATCTTTATGTAATAGTTGCTACAGGTAATATTTATGAAGATATAATCCAGGCAAGAGCAGCGGCAAAGCAAGGTGCAGATATAATAGCGGTAATAAGAAGTACAGGGCAAAGTTTACTTGACTATGTTCCATATGGAGCTACAACAGAAGGCTTCGGGGGAACACTTGCAACGCAAGAAAACTTTAGACTTATGAGAACTGCACTTGATGAGGTAGGAGAAGAATTAGGAAGATATATTAGAATTTGCAATTATTGTTCTGGATTATGTATGCCTGAAATAGCTGCGATGGGGGCAATAGAAAGGTTAGATGTAATGCTAAATGACGCACTATATGGAATTCTGTTTAGAGATATTAATATGCAAAGAACGATAGTTGACCAGTATTTTTCAAGGATAATTAACGGATATGCTGGAGTTATCATAAACACTGGGGAAGATAATTATTTAACTACATCAGATGCAGTGGAAGAGGCTCATACAGTGCTTGCATCACAATTTATAAATGAACAATTTGCGTTAGTTGCTGGAATACCAGAAGAACAAATGGGACTTGGGCATGCATTTGAGATAAGCCCAGATGTTGAAAATGGATTTTTATACGAATTAGCACAAGCACAAATGGCAAGGGAAATCTTCCCGAGAGCACCACTTAAATATATGCCACCAACTAAGTTTATGACTGGAAATATATTCAAAGGACAAGTGCAAGATGCATTATTTAACATGGTTACTATCATGACAGGACAAAAATTACATCTTCTTGGAATGCTGACAGAAGCAATCCACACTCCATTTATGTCAGATAGGGCGTTATCAATAGACAATGCTCAATATATATTTAGGACTATGAAGGATTTAGGATCAGAAATCACCTTTAAAAAAGGAGGCATAATGGAAACAAGAGTGGATGAGGTATTAAATAAAGCAGCAGATCTAATTGGAGAGATTGAAAAAGAAGGGTTATTTAGCACATTGCAACAAGGAAAATTTGCCGGAATTAAGAGGCCACTAAATGGTGGAAAGGGACTTGCAGGAGTTGTAGAAAAAGAAAAAGCTTACTTTAATCCATTTGTAGATCTAATGTTAGGGGGGAAGAAGTAA
- a CDS encoding cobalamin B12-binding domain-containing protein, translating to MSGGQYSLEVKEFNKNLDLTKLKPYGDTMNDGKVQVSFTLPVENNERGVEAAIQLAKSMGLVDTNCAHHEALDKEFSFYVIYGSLMHTVNYEDVHVQTVEVEIMDMKQVGEYIKENIKREVVIIGASTGTDAHTVGIDAVMNMKGFAGHYGLERYPMIEAYNLGSQVENEEFIKKAIELKADVLLVSQTVTQKDIHIKNLTNLVELLEAEGIRDKVVLICGGPRITHELAKELGYDAGFGPGKFAGDVASFAITEMVERGLV from the coding sequence ATGAGTGGAGGACAATATTCATTAGAGGTTAAAGAATTCAATAAAAACTTAGACCTAACAAAGCTTAAACCTTATGGAGATACTATGAATGATGGTAAGGTTCAAGTGAGTTTTACGCTTCCTGTAGAAAATAATGAAAGAGGAGTGGAAGCTGCAATTCAACTTGCAAAATCTATGGGCCTTGTTGATACAAACTGTGCCCATCATGAAGCTTTAGATAAAGAATTTTCTTTTTATGTTATTTATGGTTCATTAATGCATACTGTAAACTATGAAGATGTACATGTTCAAACAGTAGAAGTAGAAATAATGGATATGAAACAAGTTGGAGAATATATAAAAGAAAATATTAAACGTGAAGTTGTAATAATTGGAGCTAGTACAGGAACAGACGCCCATACAGTTGGAATAGATGCCGTAATGAATATGAAGGGATTTGCAGGACATTATGGTCTTGAAAGGTATCCTATGATAGAAGCTTATAATTTAGGAAGCCAAGTAGAAAATGAAGAATTTATTAAAAAAGCTATAGAGCTTAAAGCAGATGTTCTTCTGGTTTCTCAAACAGTAACCCAAAAGGATATACACATAAAAAACCTTACTAATTTAGTGGAACTATTAGAAGCAGAAGGGATTAGAGATAAAGTTGTGTTAATTTGTGGGGGCCCAAGAATAACTCACGAACTTGCAAAAGAACTTGGGTACGATGCAGGTTTTGGACCAGGTAAATTCGCTGGTGACGTAGCAAGTTTTGCTATCACAGAAATGGTTGAGAGAGGTTTAGTTTAG
- a CDS encoding amino acid permease yields the protein MGEVKTDELKRGLKPRHLQMIAIGGAIGTGLFLASGGTVQQAGPGGALVAYILIGVMVYFLMTSLGEMATFMPVTGSFETYASRFVDPAFGFALGWNYWYNWAITVAVEMVAGAMIMQYWFPGVPALVWSVGFLVLLFGLNMLSAKAYGESEFWFASIKVVAVLVFLAIGVAMIFGIIGDHHIGLSNFTFLDPKSGAKGPFPFGFKGILMVFLIAGFSFQGTELVGIAAGESEDPEKNVPKAIKSVFWRIIIFYLGAIFIISALIPFTQAGVTTSSFTVIFERAGIAGAASIMNAVVLTSVLSCGNSGMYAASRMLYAMAKEGRAPKFLCKVNLRGVPVNALVITTLVASASFLVGLYAQETVYMWLVAASGLAGFIAWVGIAICHYRFRKAFVVQGKDLAKLKYKAKLFPFGPILALVLCVIVILGQGITYFTADSIDWKNVIASYIGLPLFLLLWLVYKVKNKTKIVNLKEIDFSTKHIHNKK from the coding sequence ATGGGTGAAGTAAAAACGGATGAATTGAAAAGAGGATTAAAGCCGCGTCATCTTCAAATGATTGCAATTGGTGGAGCAATAGGAACAGGTCTATTTTTAGCCTCAGGCGGTACAGTGCAACAAGCAGGTCCAGGAGGAGCATTAGTCGCATATATACTTATAGGTGTAATGGTATATTTCTTAATGACAAGTTTAGGTGAAATGGCTACATTCATGCCAGTTACTGGTTCATTTGAAACATATGCATCAAGATTTGTTGATCCAGCATTTGGATTTGCGCTAGGTTGGAACTATTGGTACAACTGGGCAATTACTGTTGCAGTTGAAATGGTTGCAGGAGCTATGATTATGCAATATTGGTTTCCTGGTGTACCCGCACTTGTTTGGAGTGTTGGTTTTCTAGTATTACTATTTGGTTTAAATATGCTTTCTGCTAAGGCTTATGGAGAGTCAGAATTTTGGTTTGCAAGCATTAAAGTTGTAGCAGTTCTAGTATTCCTAGCAATAGGTGTTGCAATGATCTTTGGAATAATTGGAGATCATCATATTGGGCTTTCAAATTTTACATTTTTAGATCCTAAAAGTGGTGCCAAAGGACCATTCCCATTTGGTTTTAAAGGAATATTAATGGTTTTTTTAATTGCTGGATTCTCTTTTCAGGGAACAGAACTCGTTGGTATAGCTGCTGGAGAAAGTGAAGATCCAGAGAAAAATGTACCTAAAGCCATTAAAAGCGTATTTTGGAGAATTATTATATTCTATTTAGGAGCTATATTTATTATCAGTGCATTGATACCGTTTACTCAAGCTGGTGTGACCACAAGTTCTTTCACCGTTATTTTTGAAAGAGCAGGTATTGCAGGAGCTGCAAGTATTATGAATGCTGTAGTTTTAACATCAGTTCTTTCATGTGGTAACTCTGGAATGTACGCGGCTAGCCGTATGTTATATGCAATGGCGAAAGAAGGAAGGGCACCAAAGTTTCTTTGTAAAGTAAATTTGAGAGGGGTTCCTGTAAATGCATTAGTAATTACTACATTAGTAGCCTCGGCATCTTTCTTAGTAGGTTTATATGCACAAGAAACAGTATATATGTGGTTAGTTGCAGCTTCGGGCTTAGCTGGATTTATAGCATGGGTAGGAATTGCAATATGCCACTATCGTTTCCGTAAAGCATTTGTAGTTCAAGGGAAAGATCTGGCTAAATTAAAATATAAGGCAAAATTATTTCCATTTGGTCCAATTCTTGCACTAGTATTATGTGTAATTGTTATATTAGGGCAGGGAATAACCTATTTCACAGCGGATTCAATTGATTGGAAAAATGTTATTGCTTCGTATATTGGACTACCTTTGTTCTTACTTTTATGGCTAGTATATAAGGTAAAGAATAAAACAAAGATTGTTAATCTAAAAGAAATTGATTTTAGTACGAAGCACATTCATAATAAAAAATAA